In Lysinibacillus sp. FSL M8-0337, the following proteins share a genomic window:
- a CDS encoding malate:quinone oxidoreductase encodes MSNRVTKSDVILIGAGIMSATLGTMLKELAPDWNITVFEKLSNAGEESSNEWNNAGTGHAALCELNYTSEKPDGTIDISKAINVNEQFQVSMQFWSYLVKNKLIQNPQDFIMPLPHMSMVRGEKNVEYLRKRYETMSNNPLFKGMEFSDNPEKLKEWIPLIMEDRPANEAIAATKIDTGTDVNFGALTRILFDHLKAKDVDINYNHSVESIKRTKDGLWELKVHDKDGCKMEYHTAKFVFLGAGGGSLELLQKSGIPEGKHIGGFPISGLFMVCKNQEVVEQHHAKVYGKAAVGAPPMSVPHLDTRFIDNKKSLLFGPFAGFSPKFLKTGSNMDLFASVKPHNITTLLAAGVKEMSLTKYLIQQLLLSKDQRMEELREFIPTAKSEDWDIVVAGQRVQVIKDTEAGGKGTLQFGTEVVSAADGSIAALLGASPGASTAVHVMLQVIQKCFPQQAKEWEPKLKEMIPSYGISLLQNPALLEEVHTSTAEALGLNKN; translated from the coding sequence ATGAGTAACAGAGTAACTAAATCAGACGTCATCTTAATTGGTGCCGGAATTATGAGTGCGACTTTGGGGACAATGCTCAAAGAATTAGCACCGGACTGGAATATTACTGTGTTTGAAAAACTTTCAAACGCCGGTGAGGAAAGCTCTAATGAATGGAATAATGCAGGAACAGGGCATGCAGCACTATGCGAGCTTAACTACACTTCTGAAAAACCAGACGGTACTATTGATATTAGCAAAGCAATTAATGTCAATGAACAGTTCCAGGTTTCGATGCAGTTTTGGTCATATCTTGTAAAGAACAAGCTGATCCAAAATCCGCAAGATTTTATTATGCCATTACCACATATGAGTATGGTAAGAGGTGAAAAAAACGTTGAGTATTTAAGAAAACGTTATGAAACAATGTCAAATAATCCTCTTTTCAAAGGGATGGAATTCTCTGATAATCCAGAAAAACTGAAAGAATGGATTCCACTTATTATGGAAGACCGCCCAGCAAATGAGGCCATTGCTGCAACAAAAATTGACACTGGTACAGACGTTAACTTCGGTGCTTTAACACGTATTTTATTTGACCACCTAAAAGCGAAAGATGTAGATATCAACTACAACCATAGTGTCGAAAGCATTAAACGTACGAAAGACGGTTTATGGGAATTAAAAGTTCATGATAAAGATGGCTGTAAAATGGAATACCATACAGCAAAATTCGTCTTCCTTGGCGCTGGCGGAGGAAGTCTTGAATTATTACAAAAATCAGGCATTCCTGAAGGAAAACACATTGGTGGATTCCCAATTAGTGGATTGTTTATGGTATGTAAAAACCAAGAAGTGGTTGAACAACATCATGCAAAAGTATACGGTAAAGCTGCAGTTGGTGCACCACCAATGTCTGTTCCACATTTAGACACTCGCTTTATCGATAACAAAAAATCATTACTATTTGGACCATTTGCTGGTTTCTCACCAAAATTCTTAAAAACAGGTTCAAATATGGACTTATTTGCTTCTGTAAAACCGCATAATATTACAACATTATTAGCGGCAGGGGTTAAAGAAATGTCCTTAACAAAATATTTAATCCAACAACTGTTATTATCAAAAGATCAACGTATGGAAGAGTTACGTGAGTTTATCCCAACTGCTAAAAGTGAGGACTGGGATATTGTCGTTGCAGGTCAACGTGTACAAGTTATCAAAGATACTGAAGCTGGCGGTAAAGGAACATTACAATTTGGTACCGAAGTAGTAAGTGCTGCTGACGGATCAATCGCTGCATTATTAGGTGCTTCACCAGGTGCATCTACTGCCGTTCACGTTATGTTGCAAGTCATTCAAAAATGTTTCCCTCAACAAGCTAAAGAGTGGGAGCCAAAACTAAAAGAAATGATTCCATCTTACGGTATCTCTTTATTACAAAATCCAGCGCTGCTTGAAGAAGTTCATACTTCAACAGCAGAGGCTCTAGGTCTAAACAAAAACTAA
- a CDS encoding DUF2829 domain-containing protein, translating into MTFEEVLPRLKAGEKVIREGWSGAELYVKLVGQSEHDGENLNPYFLINVRGEGYTMFTPTVCDLLAEDWKIVN; encoded by the coding sequence ATGACGTTTGAAGAAGTATTACCGCGTTTAAAGGCGGGCGAGAAAGTGATTCGTGAAGGATGGAGCGGTGCTGAATTATATGTCAAGCTTGTAGGTCAAAGCGAGCACGACGGAGAGAATTTGAACCCCTATTTTTTAATTAATGTGCGTGGCGAGGGTTACACGATGTTTACACCGACAGTATGTGATTTATTAGCAGAAGATTGGAAAATCGTAAACTAA